A segment of the Daphnia pulex isolate KAP4 chromosome 10, ASM2113471v1 genome:
ATAAATATTCCCCTCGTACATGTAAATGTGTGTAGGCCCCTCATAGCTAGAAGAGCAGTGGGGCTGGTTAGACTGTTGTAATACTCCGTGACCCCGAAAGAAAAGTCCAGCTGCTCACGACGTATTGGAATTGCAGACGAGATAAGAATAAAAGAGCTAGCTAGTGTAACGAACCGGTCGGAGAAAATAACGACACCAACAAGATGGATTGGTCAGAAACTCACGAAAAACGCCCTTGACCCTTTTTCATATTCTcccccgttttatttttatttttattatttttattcgatttgatttcaataattttttattttacgtcaattattttctcttttctttttctttttaaatttattcccGCTGCGCGTGCGTTTctgtgatgttgttgttctggTTTCTATTATACGCGTCTGGTGCctgttgtgtgtatgtgtgtgtgtgtgtgcgcagagtcgctctctctcattcgctccgtgtgtgtgtgtgtgtaccgaTAAATGGAAGCTCACGACAGCTGAACAACAACGCCCCGACCCGGGCGTGTACGATCAACTCAATCAAACCCCCGTCTGActgccctttttttgttgttgttgttgctgttgccgttGTTGTGGTTCGGGGAGGTCGGCTCAGCGTTTGTGTTGATTGCCCTTTTATAGGATCTGGCAGGGTGGGGAGAGTTAACGGTGAGAgtacgagagagaaaaccatCAATTTAGAATTAAGTGTTACGTAGTTTccttttaaaacatttaaactaaaaaacaccAAATCCTCCAAAagctaaaaaaccaaaacaaaaccaaaaaaaccccaacgtaaaaattcgtgaaataaacaatcaaacaCGCACGAAATTAGACAGCAATTTGTCGACGCGGAACAATCTTTATCCGGATTGGTGGTGGCCGTGCCAGCACGGACCGACCGATCAGTGCCACTACTGCCGGCCGTCTTACGCCACCTTATGGAGCCACCATGCTCACCGGCAGCAGCAAAAGCACAGACACCACCAACACCAGTGTCACCAACACACGGCCGATTCCGATGTGATGGAGCAAGGGAAATCCGGTAACATGCACCAACAGGATCCACGTACTACTACACTTGAGTTTGTCCgtccatcttcttctctttttcataatttttttttttttgttcgttcgctcgttcgttcgttcgtccgATTCATCTCGTCACTGTTTcaatttccttctcttttAGATTTTAGATTTCGTTTTCACGATTTGGCGatgcgattttatttttctgaattgaaatttgaattgagttatttcttttccgtgggtttatttcatttggtttCATTTCCGTTCGGTCTGATTGGAGAATGTTGGCCGCAGATAGGACGCACTGATAGGCCGCCCCGACATTTTATTTGagtcatttaatttaattagcgtcgggggaaaacaaaagaaaaaaaaaaacatttcagcaCGAATCGATTTCAGttggttttttccttctacCTTAGTTTTATCTAGTCTCTTGTGAATTCATACgcaaatatttgaatgaattaaaaaaattgtacaacATTTATCGGTTGGCAATTCAGCTCAAGATGATCAAACATTGAAATGTCTGTGTGCAGCCAACAGTCCGCAAATTGGGACGCCGCAAATGAGCGGATCGCCCCGGAGGCGGATGGATCAACTCGAACAAAGCCAACagcagttgcagcagcagcagcagcagccggacgGAGGAGACGAGTCGTTTGTCGTCCACCGAGGCAAAACGGTCCCGACGCTTTACAATGTGGTGACGGGCGGAGAGGGAGCCACGCCCAGGGGCTCGCGGGTGGCCGCCATCAAGGAGCGGTTCAACATGGACACGAAAGCGGAAGAAAGAGGCGAAGATCGCTCCTCGTCATCATCCGGTCCGGCCGGCGTCCCCTCCAACTGGGAGGATCGCAAATCGGGCACCAGCTACGCCGGACGCCGCTCCCGACGCAATTCCATCACGGACGACTCGCATTTGACGATCGAGAACTTTGGCGGAAGTCAGGACAACTTGTCCATGTTCGGCCGCAATCCGGACAAGGAGCCGGCGACTGTGCAGCAGTCGGGTCGGCGGCCTTCGATCGACGCCTTCACCCCCGATTCGATCCCGCCAACCGCCGGAACGCCGTCCACGCCCGCCGGAGTCAATTATTGGAGGCGGAACAATGATCGCACCCGCTCGCAGgtataaaatttgtttttccgttttgttttattttgttctcctttttgtgtttctgtCCTGATATCTCGgtcaggaaaaacaaaacaaagtagaaaagtagaaaagtCTTTACCGCATCCGCCATCTGGATCAGTGGTTTTCCCGCCATTCTTGGGCTGTTGTGTAATTGTCGACGACACAGAGACACAAAACGGCGGCCGTTCGTTTTCTCTTGACGGGAAACGACAACGGCGGAaaatggccgtcgtcgtcgtcgtgtgtaAATCAAGACGAATGGGGTTGTTGTTCACATTGGGTTGTTGGCTCCTCGCAGGAAAACCTGTCGGACTACTTAATGGACAACCGTGACGTCGAGGAACAGCTGGACAGGCGCTCGCGGGCCAGCAGCCCTACttacagcagcatcagcagcacgGCCAAGAGCGGCAGCCACAATGGCAACAAGCAGTTTGTCATCATTGCGTCCAATCCGTCGGAGCCGGCCGATCTTTACGAGGACCCCAGAGTCAATTTGGCCAGGGCCACCAATTTCGCCGAACTTTCCAAACTGCGGGAGAGTCTCGGCTCCAACTCGGCCATCAACATCGTCTACATGCAGCAGGACAAGGATCCCATCCAAAGTGGTGAGCTCCTAACTGATTATCCACTGTCCAGTCACGCCATTCTAATCCATTTTGGTCCAATAATTTAGCTAAAGGCAGCGCGGTGGGATCGCCAGTGTCTCAGCACGGCCGTCGGATCAGCGAGAACCAGCGGAAGCTGGGCGGAGGGATCACGATCGCCGAGGCCATGTCGTCGACGTCGTGGGAGCCACAGACGCCGGTCGTCGACAAAATGGACGGTCGGCTGGAAGCGCTGATGCCCGACGACATGAACTCGACCACCGACCTCTACAGCATCCGCCTCAAGATGGAGGAGAAGCGCAAGCGGATCGAATCCGACAAGCGCCAGCAGGAGCTTTTGGCCAACCGCCAACGCGAAAAGGTCGGCAAGGCCGCCTTCCTCCAGGTAACCGATTCCGTTTAGCCTTCCATTGCTCTGTCCGCTCTCTCTCCCACCTTTTGCCTATTACTACTATTACTCACCAGCAGCTGGACATTCATAACTGGCCCATCACGTTTGTTACTTTAGATGAAATAGTTGAATGTGTTGCACAACACAAAGAGTCAATCAAGCCAAAGTATTTGCGGTAGTTGTTATTTTTCCCGGTAGCTTTTTcggttctttttgttgttgtttttttcaatgatcATTTaccaaacaaacatttttcaccGCTGCTCTGCACCTTGCtgcccctctctctctaacaCTGTGCTGGCATGTTGATCAGGCGGTGGCCAAAGGCAAAGGAAATGCAGACGGACGGGACGGCGGTCACGCCAGTCCTGTCGACTATTACTCCGCCATGGAGTCGCCCTCGCGTTCTCACCACCCCGCCATGCCGCCcccgcaacagcagcagcagcaacaccagcCCCATCAGCTCCCCACGCCGGATTACGAGATGCCGGATTACGATTTCCTTCAGcgtcaccagcagcaacaacaccatcaacaacaacagcaacaacaacagcatcacgGCATGCCTTACGATCCTTACCGCATGGGTCAtccgatccagcagcagcagtcgccgATGAACGGTGGAGGAGCTGGCGGGATGGATCCCAACCAGCCCGGCCAGTTTTATTTGCACGAACCGTCGCCAACGTCTCGTAGGACTTGGGGCCAACCACAGCCCATCAGTCCGGCACCTCCTCCGCCTTCTATGGTTTACCGGCCGGACGACATGCTCGGTTACGGTATaccaccacagcagcagcaacaacaacaacaacagcagcaacccaGACGGGCTCAATGGGGTACACCCCAACCGGTAGGTTCTGCCTCATTTCATTCAAGCTTTGccagcttttttgttttgtttttttcactaACGTTAATGCACGGCCTGTGCGtcaatttgtgtgtgtggccttaactcaaataaaacaaaacacgcaCGGCATGACCATGGTCccttttcccccttctttgTCCCTGTTGTCCGGATAGCCATAACAGCGAAAACCTTGATCCATGTCTGccattgttttatttgatcaaCAGGTCCGGGCCATGATGGGTCACCATGGTTACATGATGAATCCCAATACGGGCAATTACATGGATGCCCACGGGCCACCGCAGGGGGGTTACATGATGCAGACTCCGCCCCGTCACCCGATGGACAACCCGTACGATGCCCAGCAGCATTATTACGCCAATGGATCGCAGTTTAACCAGCCCGATCCGCAGGATCCTTATTATTACAGTCCGGCGCGGACGCAGCAGCCTCATcccatgcaacagcagcagccccagcAACAGCAACCGCCTCCTCAACCGCAttatcaacaacagcaacaaggtTACGGTGGTCCTCCGGCTGCTGGATCGCCTCACGGTTATCCGGCTCCGTCTCCTCAGCATAATTATCCGTCGGCGGCCGACCAGAGAGCGCCATTCCGGCTCCACGCCCCCAACGACCTGGCGGCCGAGCCCGTAGTTCTTCGTTCTCCAGCCAATCCCAAGCAGCAAGCGGAAATTCCGGAATTGCATCGAGGATCCGTccacaaccagcagcagccgccgaaAGTGCAGCAGCCGGAGCAGCGGCCGCAGTCGGCCACCATCACTAGACCCGTTCCGGCCACTAGAACCATCACCCCGATCCGCAGCAGTGTGCCCAGCAACGGCGGCGGCCAGTCTTCGTCGTCGACTTCCGCCGCCGGCTCGCCCATCGGCAGCGGAGGCGTTTTCCACGCGGCCATGCCCACGCCATCTATCGACGACATGGAGCCGCAAAATGTTTCCTTCATCGAGACGCCGTCGGCGACCGGCGCCGACGGTGTGGATGAAGCGGATCTTCAACTGCCCCGCCGCCTGCGCAATTTGAATATCACCTCCGGCAACCGGACGTACAGGATTCCGCACGAGGCCACCCAGTCTTCCCCGCCTCGTCCGGCTCTGTTGAAAACGTTCCGGGCCAGCCCgagtcccagcagcagcagtcccgTTTCGCCTTCGCCCAGCTCTGTCTATCTGGCCCCCCAGCCCAACTCTTCCGGCTCGGAATCGCCCGACGAAGCCGTCTTGGACGAAGGAGTCAAAACGGCTAAGCTCAAGGAGAACGTTGAGGCCGATCGGGGCTTCATCATCACCTTCGACGACGTGGCCACCGGCCCCAAGAGACCCAAACCTCAGCTGGGCGCCAAACGCCAACCGTCTCCCAAGAAACTGTCGACCTATTCCGCCCCGTCCGAGACGACGCCAGTGTCCAGCTCGCCGGCCTATAATCACAACAACAAGTCGGGAAGCAGCAGGGTAAGATTGTTGTTCCGCCGGATGCGACCTTGGCGGCTAggcattaaaaagaaattccgcTCGATCAGTTTCTCACGCCCGATGTgaattcgatttttatttttttgttttgttttttattgttttcaacAGGAAGGAAGTCCGAGACGATCGCTGTCGTCAATGGCCCGTGAAAACCGCGACGACTACTCGCCCTTCACGCCCGATTCGCGCGATTCCGGATTCGGTCAGAACAGCCAGGAGGAGCTGAAGCTGTTCAACATGGCGACGGCCATTCCGGGAACATTGCCCGGCAGTGACCGTACCCTACGCGACTACGACTCTCAAGACGATGAGAATCCCACCGGCCTGGTTATCGGCGACGAACTCGTCAATCCCGATCCCGTAaggattttaaaatcaaatcaataatcgtctgaaaaattatgattttgtGGCTTGTGCAGGACGCCATGGACGAGATGGAgcgcaaaaaggaaaagatccTAATGCAGTCGTTGAGGCGCAAGCAGCAACAAGAGGAGGCCCGCCAGCGCAAGGAGCAGGATGCGCTCCAGCGCAAGGAAGAGGAACGTTccaaggaggaggaaaagcAGCGCAAAAAGGAGGACGAAAAAGCCCGTCGGGCCATCATTTTCGAACAATACAAGATCAAAAAGGCCATGGAAGAAGCTGAAAAAGAGGTAAACACATTCcccgggaaatttgaattttagaacgtgattttttaatttccactTCTTGAATGGTACAGGGTCGTCCGTACGAGATGCCGGATCAGATGGGATCGAAATCCGGGCCGAAAATGCGgtccaaaaacaacaacagcacgcCATCCCGGCCCCGTCCCAAGACCATCCACGTGGAATCCGGACCGCCGGAATCTTACACTCCTCATTCTCGCGCCGTGTCCACCATGTCTGCCATGTCCAGTAAAGGCAAGCGTGGCTCCGGCAACAATCTAACAGGTTTGtccattttgattgattggtttaccaatttgaaattcactTCAACTTAACCCGTGTAATAAATTTTGTAGAAAACCGGAACGATTCTCGAGGAGATGGAGTCCGTGGATCTAATCCGACTCTCAGCCGACGTGGTTCCAATTCGAGTCTGCACGGTGGTGAGTcattggtttttgtttttctttcttgttcttgCTTCGATCCTGTTTTGTGTTCCACTTTTGATGTTCGTGTTTGATGTTTAACGTCAAGCACGGGAAACTTTGATGTCTTCTACTTTAATTCAATTACCCCCTTTTATTATAATGTTCATTTTCGTTTCGTATAtatttttggttgttgctgtttttttaaacgcCCCGCCCTTCGCTGTTGTATTCGCTTTACCTAGACTCTCAAACCCCTAATCGGTATCGGACGATGGAACGAGGACATTCGGGCCGCAAGGATCTATCGGTCCCGAGATACGGACGTAAGTTGTTCATTCCTTCAAAATTCCTAATATAGCTGCTACACACGTCAATTTCTCCCTTATCGGCCTGATTTCCATCTGCTCTCTGCTCGTGTGTGAATgacttgattttaaaatgaaatcacaTTTCGGTGAATGTGAGTCAGACAGTAGTCAGCCGACCGAATATTCCAATTACGTTTGCGACTTTATCATTTTTGCTAGAAATTCAATTGTGACTTACGActtgaattgtgtgtgtgtagcgcGTCTGTCGTTtgcttgtgttgttgttgtttcgattggctttgaatttgttttgatacGAATGTGTTTGGGCATGTGTGTGGACGCGCTGTAGAATCCGGAGGCAGCACCCGCAATTCTCGTGAGGACTTGTACGGCTCCCGCAATTATCGCGGCTCTAATTCGTCCCTCAATGACGGTAggtttccacctttttttttttattttttagtttttcgcaGCAACTTGTTCGTATTCTCTCGCTTTGCccgtttgaatttttgttgaatCACCCACAAacttttccaccttttttatgttcgaatttgaatttttggtttgatGTCTTGTCTTTGggttgtttatttatttatttttattttttatttgtttctttcaatgtGACAGCTGACTCGTACGAGGCGTATCATACACCGTTGGTGCATTCCGGGCGGAAGGGTAGTGGTTTCATGACAGGTATGACGACATTTTTCGACCATCACTCTCGACTCACTTTTTTGAATTACGGACGTGGAAAATCGATCAACTACTTAAATGAGACcaggaaaaaaactaaattttagaaaataattagaaCGAGAAGATTGCATTGCTGCTTCAgtcgctttttttaaaaactatttccGATTTCTAGATCTTTATaacttattcttcttcctcctttttctctgattggctttcttgtcatttttgtttttggctttCGTCTATTTTTCTATCATGAAAACGCTTCTCTTTTCGGTGGCTGGCTGGTGATTGTAGGCGGGCGACAGGCGGACGCGACGGTAATGGCGGCCACTGCGGCGGCGGCTTCGGCAAGGCCGGCCGTCCGCTCCAGCAACAACTTGATTTTACGTCGTAGCGGATCTCTTATGGATTTCAGCGGTgaggcttttttctttccaactaACAAAACGACAAATTCTTTCActgtcctctctctctctgcaatGTCCGTCTGTGTGTACATTTTGGCACTTGACGCTTCTCAATGGTTTTGGCTTTTCGATGGGCAAAGGGATTCGATTTGTTGACTTGTCCTGGTGGAGTGGAACGTTTCACGGAAGGAATTTCTAGAATCAATCAACTTTGTGGGTGTTGTATTTTGATGAAACGAATCTGTTTTTGTCTCTTCTCACCTTTTTCCCGCCTTGTGTGCCCTAATTCACCTGTCATTTCTTCACCTGGTCTGTTCCTTCCATCCTTCCTCGCCTTGTGTTGCTTCTAGATGGGGATGCAGGTGTGGGCGGAAGGGCCAATCCGCCGTCACGGAGAATCTCTCCGGCTGTCACGCCCACTTCCACCCCTTTCAGACGATTCCCGTCGCCATCTGGTACACGtttgctgatgttgttgtcgttgtccttcacacacacacacacacacaaacagacaaacgtcgttcattaaaaaaaacaaacaatcaatatggactcttatttttttattatttgttcgcTTTTTCGTTTGGGAAACACGGATTGATTTTCTAAGCACAACACGAACATttagttaatttttatttctttaccaTAAAAATATGATCAACTGTGAATTcgtttgtgtgtttctttcaACAGGTCCTGGATCCTTGCCACCCGGTTTAGTTAGTAAGCGTCGCGGTTTTGACGATGGCGCTAGTGATGTTAGCTCAAATCAAGATTATATCGGTAGGAATTTCTAATCAATGATTGAGGtgcaaatgttttttaaaaatcgacccatttgatttttgaattgccATTCAGGTCCTCGACTGTACAAGCAGCCAGCCGCTCGTTCCAACCGTTCCATCATTTTGAACGCGGTCGAGTACTGCGTCTTCCCCGGCGTCGTGAATCGGGAAGCCAAGCAGCGCGTACTGGAGGAGATCACCCGATCGGAGAGTAAaaactttttggttttgttccgGGACGGCGGACTGACCTTCCGCGCCCTCTACTCATTCAAtcccgaaaaagaagagatcaTCAAGATGTACGGCACCGGACCGAAATTGGTCAACGACACCATGTTCGAGAAATTCTTCAAGTAAGACTTGGCACcttcttttcatctttaattgatttaaatttttaacatttgtgtGCACACTTTGTTCCTTTCCTTCCAACAGATACAATTCCGGGGGCAAGTGTTTCTCACAAGTTCACACCAAACACTTGACTGTCACGATTGACGCGTTCACGATTCACGCCGGACTTTGGCAGGGAAAGAAGCAGAGCCTacccaacaaaaaagataTGACGTTGGTCATTTAAAAAGCGAACAAATTGGGGGAATTACATAAATTGGATTTCGAAAAGGAAACCGGTTAGAATTTCttccccctccaaaaaatttgGATGATCCGATATTATTCATCCGTGTTTCACTTCATGAGAGCTGTTCGGATTGGCCTTTAGTTTTGACACCGACttgaaatataaaacaaaaaattaagaaaaagggaagagggAATTGAAATAATCAGATGACCCAACATAATCAATCGgcgcatttttttgttgtttttttttttcatttccgtttgtttttacattgtgtgtttttttttcttccggctaACCCCTCTTTGACATTCCTATTGGCTAACGTGATAACCTTGCTGTATAGGGATCGCCAAAGTTGAATTACCGTCACGTTCGGGAATTAATTTGATGAGATTgaggaatttcttttcttttttggtatttttgcTCCATCCACTTTTAATTGgtccgcccccccccccttcatctTGACCACTTGAAGAGATTAACCCGCTTACCTGGcgacattcaaaaaataataataaaaaaaaagtcgatcgttttttctttccacatcaattgttagtttttttttgttcccctcCAATATTATTTCAGCGTCCTCCTCTACATAGTGTACTCcgtttttaagaaaaaaaagtaacccTCCATTCGCGCGCTCTCCTATAACCGCGACTGCTAACTGATGTGTCAATTGATCACTTATTTTGCCCTCACACAGCCCGCCCTCACATTTGATCCAGTGccgttttttcgtttctttcaagCAATTATTAAAAGGAGAGCCAAGGGCATTCCTCatccatttgtttgttttttctttctttgcgtACGTGTTGTGTAGCGGTGAAGCTgctcattgaaaaaaaagaagaggaattgAACAGCAGAaacaatacaaacaaaaaaatgcggCTGCAAAACAGAATGTTGGAAATTTAGTTTGACGATCGCGTTTGCTGTCACCTGTAAATAGCGTTGTGTAGTTGATAAGCGTTGGCCAGCAAACCAACCGTCAAACATTGTAACAGCTTGAgccatcaatttttttttttttatttctttatttgtacCCCTATTTTATTGTGTTGCctctactctttttttctcttcttcctcgatTATGTTCTTGTTTAATTCCTACCACTTCGTTTGTtccaacttttgtttcttttttttttgcccgttCCTTCCTCCCTTTTTGTAGTTCATCACGCgagttaatattttttttcctgtcttTCCTAACGAACTTACCCGCCTGCCCGTCACGGGCGTTATTCTCTATCCTCTACATTCATATGTGCAGCAGCTGCCAAGTTCAATACAATAACCAACATGAACCAgagtttgatttttcattttcattattcattaGGTTATTGTTGCAAATTATTGTCAgctgttatttgttttatcgAAATTTAACAAGGATAATAAAAATCAGCGTCTTTTCGACCTTATTCGATCAAAAGTTACCATAACTATTTAAAAACCTTAAGTACAGAAATCATCAATGGATTAGGGAAATGGGTCGAAttgtaacttttttgaaaaatgagctCTATTCCTACACTAATACAGATCAACTTTCTTACAAAAACCATCTTCGTCTGAGCTAGGTTTTTACGGCAATAATTCGCAATGAAGCTGGATGCACTCAATCCTTCAGCAGCAGTGATCTGCCGAATCGATCATAAATGTGAACGGATTCAAACCTGAATAGAatcaaagaatcaaaaatcaCAATCATTCAGTGATGTTTGATTCAGAATcaagaatcaaaaagaatttagaaTCAGACTCTAAATTTTTGATTCTACGTAATTCGTTTTACATGTGCTTGTGGTATTTATGCCATTGTCAAGCGAGTATAGCtatgttaaattttaaacGAACAGTTTCTCGTACAATCATTGTTTGCATTCCCAGTTTGCAACAAGTTCCTGAATATTTCGGATGTAATAGGCCTATACCGGCCTATACCTCCGAAGTATTGTAAGCTTTAATAGATTTGGAAAGTTACGTTGCTTCGCATGATCTCATCAATGATTGATTTACATCGCACTTATATATCCCTATTGCGTGTTGAGCTGGATCCATGCACCTAAAATTTCACCTGTTGCCTACAAATTGGGTACATTTTAAGAGATAGCAAATTaagtagccagtgtcgggtagCCATTGTCGAAGATAGCAGGTGTCGTTTTTGCtcatttacaaataaaaagttacTTTCACTTTGGTTACTCAACATGCAATGATACATTAGAAAGGATcgtaaaaatgtggaaaatgGAGAATAACTTTGTAGCAAATTATATCGTATCTTATTTTGTGGAATGCCTCAGAGAAAACTGCAATGTAAGCAAACATGAGAAATGGATGAA
Coding sequences within it:
- the LOC124206329 gene encoding patronin-like isoform X6 — protein: MESRSSSSARMRTLTYMPVVEVQGYNAHNKLQAKQRASVQWLLSKSYSHQVPEDVKEPFYRDVEDQEYLKPSVVHALANAELYCLALAHIYADPNYSQLNHWGVIQALARKGVYVAEPSDVALTETTLIHTSPLRMSAHMAVMEGIMNLFVKEVVSAERVVAAIRRFADLDASQTPAPKEAEQALLLWITKACQSLKKRLTAEVDGHGEDVPNFPELRELGDLSDGMSLLGLLAFYAPDLVDWTRIATNEPFSMADCLYNLELVHKFCSESLPNNIFHLGLEDIVYMHSSVRQNVLAFLADLFYILEVRPAKCIRPPGLMRDRFPINEETSSPSTPDADVGGQLSSPLRKSFHRRTSLQPLVKSIPDLRKGKSNAIRRQGSLQERDRTKRQTVHEDSNLSTRNNLYPDWWWPCQHGPTDQCHYCRPSYATLWSHHAHRQQQKHRHHQHQCHQHTADSDVMEQGKSANSPQIGTPQMSGSPRRRMDQLEQSQQQLQQQQQQPDGGDESFVVHRGKTVPTLYNVVTGGEGATPRGSRVAAIKERFNMDTKAEERGEDRSSSSSGPAGVPSNWEDRKSGTSYAGRRSRRNSITDDSHLTIENFGGSQDNLSMFGRNPDKEPATVQQSGRRPSIDAFTPDSIPPTAGTPSTPAGVNYWRRNNDRTRSQENLSDYLMDNRDVEEQLDRRSRASSPTYSSISSTAKSGSHNGNKQFVIIASNPSEPADLYEDPRVNLARATNFAELSKLRESLGSNSAINIVYMQQDKDPIQSAKGSAVGSPVSQHGRRISENQRKLGGGITIAEAMSSTSWEPQTPVVDKMDGRLEALMPDDMNSTTDLYSIRLKMEEKRKRIESDKRQQELLANRQREKVGKAAFLQAVAKGKGNADGRDGGHASPVDYYSAMESPSRSHHPAMPPPQQQQQQHQPHQLPTPDYEMPDYDFLQRHQQQQHHQQQQQQQQHHGMPYDPYRMGHPIQQQQSPMNGGGAGGMDPNQPGQFYLHEPSPTSRRTWGQPQPISPAPPPPSMVYRPDDMLGYGIPPQQQQQQQQQQQPRRAQWGTPQPVRAMMGHHGYMMNPNTGNYMDAHGPPQGGYMMQTPPRHPMDNPYDAQQHYYANGSQFNQPDPQDPYYYSPARTQQPHPMQQQQPQQQQPPPQPHYQQQQQGYGGPPAAGSPHGYPAPSPQHNYPSAADQRAPFRLHAPNDLAAEPVVLRSPANPKQQAEIPELHRGSVHNQQQPPKVQQPEQRPQSATITRPVPATRTITPIRSSVPSNGGGQSSSSTSAAGSPIGSGGVFHAAMPTPSIDDMEPQNVSFIETPSATGADGVDEADLQLPRRLRNLNITSGNRTYRIPHEATQSSPPRPALLKTFRASPSPSSSSPVSPSPSSVYLAPQPNSSGSESPDEAVLDEGVKTAKLKENVEADRGFIITFDDVATGPKRPKPQLGAKRQPSPKKLSTYSAPSETTPVSSSPAYNHNNKSGSSREGSPRRSLSSMARENRDDYSPFTPDSRDSGFGQNSQEELKLFNMATAIPGTLPGSDRTLRDYDSQDDENPTGLVIGDELVNPDPDAMDEMERKKEKILMQSLRRKQQQEEARQRKEQDALQRKEEERSKEEEKQRKKEDEKARRAIIFEQYKIKKAMEEAEKEGRPYEMPDQMGSKSGPKMRSKNNNSTPSRPRPKTIHVESGPPESYTPHSRAVSTMSAMSSKGKRGSGNNLTENRNDSRGDGVRGSNPTLSRRGSNSSLHGDSQTPNRYRTMERGHSGRKDLSVPRYGQSGGSTRNSREDLYGSRNYRGSNSSLNDADSYEAYHTPLVHSGRKGSGFMTDGDAGVGGRANPPSRRISPAVTPTSTPFRRFPSPSGPGSLPPGLVSKRRGFDDGASDVSSNQDYIGPRLYKQPAARSNRSIILNAVEYCVFPGVVNREAKQRVLEEITRSESKNFLVLFRDGGLTFRALYSFNPEKEEIIKMYGTGPKLVNDTMFEKFFKYNSGGKCFSQVHTKHLTVTIDAFTIHAGLWQGKKQSLPNKKDMTLVI
- the LOC124206329 gene encoding patronin-like isoform X37 — its product is MESRSSSSARMRTLTYMPVVEVQGYNAHNKLQAKQRASVQWLLSKSYSHQVPEDVKEPFYRDVEDQEYLKPSVVHALANAELYCLALAHIYADPNYSQLNHWGVIQALARKGVYVAEPSDVALTETTLIHTSPLRMSAHMAVMEGIMNLFVKEVVSAERVVAAIRRFADLDASQTPAPKEAEQALLLWITKACQSLKKRLTAEVDGHGEDVPNFPELRELGDLSDGMSLLGLLAFYAPDLVDWTRIATNEPFSMADCLYNLELVHKFCSESLPNNIFHLGLEDIVYMHSSVRQNVLAFLADLFYILEVRPAKCIRPPGLMRDRFPINEETSSPSTPDADVGGQLSSPLRKSFHRRTSLQPLVKSIPDLRKGKSNAIRRQGSLQERDRTKRQTVHEDSNLSTRNNLYPDWWWPCQHGPTDQCHYCRPSYATLWSHHAHRQQQKHRHHQHQCHQHTADSDVMEQGKSANSPQIGTPQMSGSPRRRMDQLEQSQQQLQQQQQQPDGGDESFVVHRGKTVPTLYNVVTGGEGATPRGSRVAAIKERFNMDTKAEERGEDRSSSSSGPAGVPSNWEDRKSGTSYAGRRSRRNSITDDSHLTIENFGGSQDNLSMFGRNPDKEPATVQQSGRRPSIDAFTPDSIPPTAGTPSTPAGVNYWRRNNDRTRSQENLSDYLMDNRDVEEQLDRRSRASSPTYSSISSTAKSGSHNGNKQFVIIASNPSEPADLYEDPRVNLARATNFAELSKLRESLGSNSAINIVYMQQDKDPIQSAKGSAVGSPVSQHGRRISENQRKLGGGITIAEAMSSTSWEPQTPVVDKMDGRLEALMPDDMNSTTDLYSIRLKMEEKRKRIESDKRQQELLANRQREKVGKAAFLQVRAMMGHHGYMMNPNTGNYMDAHGPPQGGYMMQTPPRHPMDNPYDAQQHYYANGSQFNQPDPQDPYYYSPARTQQPHPMQQQQPQQQQPPPQPHYQQQQQGYGGPPAAGSPHGYPAPSPQHNYPSAADQRAPFRLHAPNDLAAEPVVLRSPANPKQQAEIPELHRGSVHNQQQPPKVQQPEQRPQSATITRPVPATRTITPIRSSVPSNGGGQSSSSTSAAGSPIGSGGVFHAAMPTPSIDDMEPQNVSFIETPSATGADGVDEADLQLPRRLRNLNITSGNRTYRIPHEATQSSPPRPALLKTFRASPSPSSSSPVSPSPSSVYLAPQPNSSGSESPDEAVLDEGVKTAKLKENVEADRGFIITFDDVATGPKRPKPQLGAKRQPSPKKLSTYSAPSETTPVSSSPAYNHNNKSGSSREGSPRRSLSSMARENRDDYSPFTPDSRDSGFGQNSQEELKLFNMATAIPGTLPGSDRTLRDYDSQDDENPTGLVIGDELVNPDPDAMDEMERKKEKILMQSLRRKQQQEEARQRKEQDALQRKEEERSKEEEKQRKKEDEKARRAIIFEQYKIKKAMEEAEKEGRPYEMPDQMGSKSGPKMRSKNNNSTPSRPRPKTIHVESGPPESYTPHSRAVSTMSAMSSKGKRGSGNNLTENRNDSRGDGVRGSNPTLSRRGSNSSLHGADSYEAYHTPLVHSGRKGSGFMTDGDAGVGGRANPPSRRISPAVTPTSTPFRRFPSPSGPGSLPPGLVSKRRGFDDGASDVSSNQDYIGPRLYKQPAARSNRSIILNAVEYCVFPGVVNREAKQRVLEEITRSESKNFLVLFRDGGLTFRALYSFNPEKEEIIKMYGTGPKLVNDTMFEKFFKYNSGGKCFSQVHTKHLTVTIDAFTIHAGLWQGKKQSLPNKKDMTLVI